One stretch of Bombina bombina isolate aBomBom1 chromosome 7, aBomBom1.pri, whole genome shotgun sequence DNA includes these proteins:
- the LOC128666943 gene encoding G-protein coupled receptor 4 isoform X2, whose amino-acid sequence MCNETCAFPDKYEAILFPFIYSTVFIIGLLGNLTAVMVIIQLIRRRNILGIYLANLCISDLMYVFTLPVWIIYTAKEDWLFGALTCKIVGFFFNANLYTTISFLSCIAADRFIATAFPLRSRLIRSMKCAICICVSVWLLILSSHFYFLSRDDLFISIQNVELCYEKYPMEKWMAHLNYFRIFVVFFIPLVLLVFSYCSIIGVIQRTSTLDREQKRKITGLLMFMTIIFVLSYLPYHVVLLVRSLLSDYDLCNCVLERSVRPAYRISFALTSVSSALDPFINIFVSDGIKRDLLMELRAFMFLLSSCQKREKSKTLCLKAECGASGLRNTGFQCTSQTKIQTNL is encoded by the coding sequence ATGTGTAACGAGACGTGTGCATTTCCTGACAAATATGAGGCAATCCTGTTCCCTTTCATCTACAGCACAGTTTTCATCATTGGTTTACTTGGTAATCTGACGGCGGTAATGGTCATCATACAACTGATCAGGAGAAGGAACATCTTGGGAATCTATCTGGCCAACCTCTGCATATCTGACTTGATGTATGTATTCACTCTACCTGTATGGATTATCTACACCGCCAAAGAGGATTGGCTTTTTGGAGCTCTGACGTGCAAGATTGTGGGATTCTTTTTTAATGCCAACCTCTACACCACAATCTCCTTCCTTAGCTGTATAGCTGCAGATCGCTTTATAGCCACTGCCTTCCCTTTGCGTTCTCGGTTAATCCGAAGCATGAAGTGTGCCATCTGTATTTGTGTCTCGGTTTGGCTCCTCATCCTAAGCTCACATTTTTACTTCCTGAGTCGAGACGACCTTTTCATCTCCATCCAAAATGTGGAGCTCTGCTACGAAAAATACCCTATGGAGAAATGGATGGCTCATCTCAACTATTTCAGAATCTTTGTGGTCTTTTTCATCCCATTGGTTCTTTTGGTCTTTTCCTACTGTTCGATCATTGGAGTCATCCAGCGTACCtctacattagatagagagcagaAAAGAAAGATCACTGGACTTCTGATGTTCATGACTATCATTTTTGTACTCTCTTATCTTCCCTACCATGTGGTGCTCTTAGTCCGTTCCCTCCTAAGTGACTATGACCTTTGTAACTGTGTCCTCGAGAGAAGTGTTCGCCCAGCCTACAGAATTTCCTTTGCCCTCACCAGTGTCAGCAGTGCACTAGATCCGTTTATTAATATCTTTGTGAGTGATGGAATAAAAAGGGATCTCCTCATGGAGTTAAgagcatttatgtttttattgtcaTCCTGtcagaaaagagaaaaaagcaagacaTTGTGTTTAAAAGCAGAGTGTGGTGCCTCTGGCCTGAGAAACACAGGTTTTCAATGTACCTCCCAAACTAAAATACAGACCAATCTTTAA
- the LOC128666943 gene encoding G-protein coupled receptor 4 isoform X1, whose product MTGNRTMCNETCAFPDKYEAILFPFIYSTVFIIGLLGNLTAVMVIIQLIRRRNILGIYLANLCISDLMYVFTLPVWIIYTAKEDWLFGALTCKIVGFFFNANLYTTISFLSCIAADRFIATAFPLRSRLIRSMKCAICICVSVWLLILSSHFYFLSRDDLFISIQNVELCYEKYPMEKWMAHLNYFRIFVVFFIPLVLLVFSYCSIIGVIQRTSTLDREQKRKITGLLMFMTIIFVLSYLPYHVVLLVRSLLSDYDLCNCVLERSVRPAYRISFALTSVSSALDPFINIFVSDGIKRDLLMELRAFMFLLSSCQKREKSKTLCLKAECGASGLRNTGFQCTSQTKIQTNL is encoded by the exons AT GACTGGAAACAGGACAATGTGTAACGAGACGTGTGCATTTCCTGACAAATATGAGGCAATCCTGTTCCCTTTCATCTACAGCACAGTTTTCATCATTGGTTTACTTGGTAATCTGACGGCGGTAATGGTCATCATACAACTGATCAGGAGAAGGAACATCTTGGGAATCTATCTGGCCAACCTCTGCATATCTGACTTGATGTATGTATTCACTCTACCTGTATGGATTATCTACACCGCCAAAGAGGATTGGCTTTTTGGAGCTCTGACGTGCAAGATTGTGGGATTCTTTTTTAATGCCAACCTCTACACCACAATCTCCTTCCTTAGCTGTATAGCTGCAGATCGCTTTATAGCCACTGCCTTCCCTTTGCGTTCTCGGTTAATCCGAAGCATGAAGTGTGCCATCTGTATTTGTGTCTCGGTTTGGCTCCTCATCCTAAGCTCACATTTTTACTTCCTGAGTCGAGACGACCTTTTCATCTCCATCCAAAATGTGGAGCTCTGCTACGAAAAATACCCTATGGAGAAATGGATGGCTCATCTCAACTATTTCAGAATCTTTGTGGTCTTTTTCATCCCATTGGTTCTTTTGGTCTTTTCCTACTGTTCGATCATTGGAGTCATCCAGCGTACCtctacattagatagagagcagaAAAGAAAGATCACTGGACTTCTGATGTTCATGACTATCATTTTTGTACTCTCTTATCTTCCCTACCATGTGGTGCTCTTAGTCCGTTCCCTCCTAAGTGACTATGACCTTTGTAACTGTGTCCTCGAGAGAAGTGTTCGCCCAGCCTACAGAATTTCCTTTGCCCTCACCAGTGTCAGCAGTGCACTAGATCCGTTTATTAATATCTTTGTGAGTGATGGAATAAAAAGGGATCTCCTCATGGAGTTAAgagcatttatgtttttattgtcaTCCTGtcagaaaagagaaaaaagcaagacaTTGTGTTTAAAAGCAGAGTGTGGTGCCTCTGGCCTGAGAAACACAGGTTTTCAATGTACCTCCCAAACTAAAATACAGACCAATCTTTAA
- the LOC128666945 gene encoding G-protein coupled receptor 4-like: MACEETCNYSGHYEATLFPIIYGIVFTFGLIGNLAAIGVIVQHVKRGNVLGVYLANLCASDLMYVFTLPVWIAYTAKEDWLFGALSCKIVGFFFNANLYTTIVFLSCIAADRFFATVFPFRAAVLRTMKAAMMICAVVWLIILGTHSVFLGRDELFNSSQNVKLCYEKYPMDPWMARVNYFRIFVVFLIPLVLLVFSYCSIVRVIHRSPGLEKEQKHKIIGLLMTMTAIFIICYLPYHVVLFIRSYISEQNKCTCLLENKIRPAYRISFSLTSLSSALDPFINIFVSDSIKQDLLKEVRALWAGFRIMRHPRASFRRMSKKSYHTVTQQLEKDQLLVDQKKEETAL, encoded by the coding sequence ATGGCATGTGAAGAGACCTGTAATTATTCAGGACATTATGAGGCCACCCTCTTCCCTATTATTTATGGAATAGTTTTCACTTTTGGACTTATTGGTAACTTGGCAGCTATTGGTGTTATAGTCCAACATGTGAAACGGGGCAATGTGCTTGGGGTATATCTGGCCAATCTCTGTGCGTCAGACCTCATGTATGTTTTTACACTACCTGTATGGATAGCCTACACGGCCAAGGAGGACTGGCTCTTTGGGGCTTTGTCATGCAAAATTGTTGGATTCTTCTTTAATGCCAACCTCTACACAACCATAGTCTTCCTCAGCTGTATAGCTGCAGATCGTTTTTTTGCCACGGTCTTTCCTTTTcgagcagcagtcttacgaacaATGAAAGCTGCCATGATGATTTGTGCTGTTGTTTGGCTCATCATCCTTGGCACTCACTCAGTCTTCCTTGGCCGTGATGAACTCTTCAACTCAAGCCAAAATGTGAAACTTTGCTATGAGAAGTACCCGATGGACCCTTGGATGGCTAGAGTCAACTACTTCCGTATCTTTGTGGTCTTTCTTATTCCCTTAGTGCTTCTTGTATTCTCCTACTGCTCCATTGTTCGAGTTATCCATCGGAGTCCAGGCCTGGAGAAGGAGCAGAAGCACAAGATAATTGGACTTTTGATGACCATGACTGCAATATTTATTATTTGCTACCTCCCCTATCATGTGGTGCTTTTTATCCGTTCTTATATCAGTGAACAGAATAAGTGTACTTGTTTACTTGAGAACAAAATCCGACCAGCCTACCGTATTTCCTTCTCCTTGACCAGTCTCAGCAGTGCCTTGGACCCTTTCATCAACATATTTGTAAGTGACAGCATCAAACAGGATTTGCTAAAGGAGGTGAGGGCTTTGTGGGCTGGTTTTAGGATCATGCGTCACCCAAGAGCTTCATTTAGGAGGATGTCAAAGAAAAGCTATCACACTGTCACTCAACAACTTGAAAAAGACCAACTGTTGGTAGACCAGAAGAAGGAAGAAACTGCCCTCTAA